A genome region from Bombus pyrosoma isolate SC7728 linkage group LG14, ASM1482585v1, whole genome shotgun sequence includes the following:
- the LOC122574890 gene encoding sperm-associated antigen 6-like isoform X2, with protein sequence MTARSILQVFDQYQKARLFFVQSIADFASKPNTIDCLEAAGVLDLLCPLLTDPVPSIQHTAAVALGKLANNSIKLAQAVVRMGILPQLLKNIDKQNKFYKKAALFVLRAIARHSPELASMVIQSNGLDTIIICLEDFDSGVKEATAWALGYIARHNKTLAQAIVDAGAVPLLVLALQEPELCLKQISASALFDISKHNIDLAEIVVDAGAIPFLAKALSNPDTKLKRQVLLALSGIAKHSVHLAESIIEAEIFPDVLVHMAHPDECVVKAAAMLTREICKHTLELAQLIVNIGGIGALVELISTSKLTVRLPAIMAIGYIAGHLDQLAIAVIGSKGIVHLSTILYEENDDHTLAVTVWAIGQIGKHTSEHAKAVAVANILPKLLQLYNNPNSSEDLKAKCNTALKQILQKCMYIEALESLLHDSPPNILKYVLGQFSKILPHDPRARRLFVTSGGLKKVQEIQADPGSTLLEYIQIINCCFPDEIVRYYSPGYPNSLLEAVEQYQPKCPSLFAMEEHLSSDIDSKSSLSSFNEEG encoded by the exons atgacAGCACGTTCAATTTTACAAG TCTTTGATCAGTACCAAAAGGCTCGTCTATTCTTTGTTCAATCCATTGCTGATTTTGCTTCAAAACCAAACACTATAGATTGTTTAGAAGCTGCTGGGGTTTTGGATCTCTTATGCCCTTTGTTAACAGATCCTGTACCATCTATTCAGCATACAGCTGCAGTTGCATTAGGAAAACTTGCaaataatagtattaaattGGCACAAGCTGTTGTAAGAATGGGTATTTTACCTCAATTATTGAAGAATATTGATAAACAAAAT aaattttataaaaaagcaGCCCTATTTGTTTTACGTGCAATTGCTAGACATTCCCCAGAATTGGCATCTATGGTGATTCAGAGTAATGGATTGGatactataataatttgtttagaaGATTTTGATTCTGGTGTTAAGGAAGCTACTGCTTGGGCATTAGGATACATTGCTAGGCATAATAAGACTTTGGCTCAAGCCATAGTTGATGCAG GAGCTGTTCCACTTTTAGTCTTGGCCTTACAAGAACCTGAATTatgtttaaaacaaattagTGCCTCTGCTTTATTCGATATAAGCAAACATAATATTGATCTTGCAGAAATTGTGGTTGATGCAGGAGCCATTCCTTTTCTTGCAAAGGCATTATCTAATCCTGATACTAAGTTAAAG CGTCAGGTTCTTTTGGCATTAAGCGGTATAGCAAAACACTCTGTACATCTAGCAGAATCTATTATAGAAGCTGAAATTTTTCCTGATGTTCTTGTACACATGGCACATCCTGATGAATGTGTAGTTAAAGCTGCTGCAATGTTAACCAGAGAAATTTGTAAACATACATTAGAG ttGGCCCAACTTATAGTGAATATTGGTGGTATTGGTGCACTTGTTGAATTAATTAGTACCTCAAAATTAACAGTCAGATTGCCAGCAATAATGGCAATTGGATATATTGCTGGACACTTAGATCAGTTAGCTATTGCAGTCATAGGATCCAAA GGAATTGTTCACCTATCTACTATATTATATGAAGAAAATGACGACCATACACTTGCTGTCACTGTATGGGCAATTGGGCAAATTGGAAAGCATACATCGGAACATGCGAAAGCAGTTGCAGTCGCAAACATTCTTCCAAAGTTATTACAG CTGTACAATAATCCAAATAGCTCAGAAGATCTTAAAGCAAAATGTAATACAGCactgaaacaaatattacaaaaatgtatgtatattgaagCTTTGGAATCTTTGCTGCATGATTCACCAcctaatattctaaaatatgtaCTTGGACAATTTAGCAAG attttgCCTCATGATCCCAGGGCAAGAAGATTATTTGTAACATCCGGTGGTTTAAAGAAAGTACAAGAAATTCAAGCAGATCCTGGTTCAACACTTTTggaatatatacaaattataaattgctGTTTTCCAGATGAAATTGTCAG ATATTACTCTCCTGGATATCCAAACAGTCTTTTGGAAGCTGTAGAACAGTATCAACCGAAATGTCCTTCCCTATTTGCAATGGAAGAACACTTATCTTCTGATATTGATTCTAAATCTTCGCTATCATCTTTCAATGAAGAAGGTTAA
- the LOC122574890 gene encoding sperm-associated antigen 6-like isoform X1 has translation MTARSILQVFDQYQKARLFFVQSIADFASKPNTIDCLEAAGVLDLLCPLLTDPVPSIQHTAAVALGKLANNSIKLAQAVVRMGILPQLLKNIDKQNKFYKKAALFVLRAIARHSPELASMVIQSNGLDTIIICLEDFDSGVKEATAWALGYIARHNKTLAQAIVDAGAVPLLVLALQEPELCLKQISASALFDISKHNIDLAEIVVDAGAIPFLAKALSNPDTKLKRQVLLALSGIAKHSVHLAESIIEAEIFPDVLVHMAHPDECVVKAAAMLTREICKHTLELAQLIVNIGGIGALVELISTSKLTVRLPAIMAIGYIAGHLDQLAIAVIGSKGIVHLSTILYEENDDHTLAVTVWAIGQIGKHTSEHAKAVAVANILPKLLQLYNNPNSSEDLKAKCNTALKQILQKCMYIEALESLLHDSPPNILKYVLGQFSKILPHDPRARRLFVTSGGLKKVQEIQADPGSTLLEYIQIINCCFPDEIVRLCFISYRFWRLFRLKIILRILLSWISKQSFGSCRTVSTEMSFPICNGRTLIF, from the exons atgacAGCACGTTCAATTTTACAAG TCTTTGATCAGTACCAAAAGGCTCGTCTATTCTTTGTTCAATCCATTGCTGATTTTGCTTCAAAACCAAACACTATAGATTGTTTAGAAGCTGCTGGGGTTTTGGATCTCTTATGCCCTTTGTTAACAGATCCTGTACCATCTATTCAGCATACAGCTGCAGTTGCATTAGGAAAACTTGCaaataatagtattaaattGGCACAAGCTGTTGTAAGAATGGGTATTTTACCTCAATTATTGAAGAATATTGATAAACAAAAT aaattttataaaaaagcaGCCCTATTTGTTTTACGTGCAATTGCTAGACATTCCCCAGAATTGGCATCTATGGTGATTCAGAGTAATGGATTGGatactataataatttgtttagaaGATTTTGATTCTGGTGTTAAGGAAGCTACTGCTTGGGCATTAGGATACATTGCTAGGCATAATAAGACTTTGGCTCAAGCCATAGTTGATGCAG GAGCTGTTCCACTTTTAGTCTTGGCCTTACAAGAACCTGAATTatgtttaaaacaaattagTGCCTCTGCTTTATTCGATATAAGCAAACATAATATTGATCTTGCAGAAATTGTGGTTGATGCAGGAGCCATTCCTTTTCTTGCAAAGGCATTATCTAATCCTGATACTAAGTTAAAG CGTCAGGTTCTTTTGGCATTAAGCGGTATAGCAAAACACTCTGTACATCTAGCAGAATCTATTATAGAAGCTGAAATTTTTCCTGATGTTCTTGTACACATGGCACATCCTGATGAATGTGTAGTTAAAGCTGCTGCAATGTTAACCAGAGAAATTTGTAAACATACATTAGAG ttGGCCCAACTTATAGTGAATATTGGTGGTATTGGTGCACTTGTTGAATTAATTAGTACCTCAAAATTAACAGTCAGATTGCCAGCAATAATGGCAATTGGATATATTGCTGGACACTTAGATCAGTTAGCTATTGCAGTCATAGGATCCAAA GGAATTGTTCACCTATCTACTATATTATATGAAGAAAATGACGACCATACACTTGCTGTCACTGTATGGGCAATTGGGCAAATTGGAAAGCATACATCGGAACATGCGAAAGCAGTTGCAGTCGCAAACATTCTTCCAAAGTTATTACAG CTGTACAATAATCCAAATAGCTCAGAAGATCTTAAAGCAAAATGTAATACAGCactgaaacaaatattacaaaaatgtatgtatattgaagCTTTGGAATCTTTGCTGCATGATTCACCAcctaatattctaaaatatgtaCTTGGACAATTTAGCAAG attttgCCTCATGATCCCAGGGCAAGAAGATTATTTGTAACATCCGGTGGTTTAAAGAAAGTACAAGAAATTCAAGCAGATCCTGGTTCAACACTTTTggaatatatacaaattataaattgctGTTTTCCAGATGAAATTGTCAGGTtgtgttttatttcatatcgcTTTTGGagattatttcgattaaaaataattttaagg ATATTACTCTCCTGGATATCCAAACAGTCTTTTGGAAGCTGTAGAACAGTATCAACCGAAATGTCCTTCCCTATTTGCAATGGAAGAACACTTATCTTCTGA
- the LOC122574890 gene encoding sperm-associated antigen 6-like isoform X7, with protein MNKFYKKAALFVLRAIARHSPELASMVIQSNGLDTIIICLEDFDSGVKEATAWALGYIARHNKTLAQAIVDAGAVPLLVLALQEPELCLKQISASALFDISKHNIDLAEIVVDAGAIPFLAKALSNPDTKLKRQVLLALSGIAKHSVHLAESIIEAEIFPDVLVHMAHPDECVVKAAAMLTREICKHTLELAQLIVNIGGIGALVELISTSKLTVRLPAIMAIGYIAGHLDQLAIAVIGSKGIVHLSTILYEENDDHTLAVTVWAIGQIGKHTSEHAKAVAVANILPKLLQLYNNPNSSEDLKAKCNTALKQILQKCMYIEALESLLHDSPPNILKYVLGQFSKILPHDPRARRLFVTSGGLKKVQEIQADPGSTLLEYIQIINCCFPDEIVRLCFISYRFWRLFRLKIILRILLSWISKQSFGSCRTVSTEMSFPICNGRTLIF; from the exons ATGAAT aaattttataaaaaagcaGCCCTATTTGTTTTACGTGCAATTGCTAGACATTCCCCAGAATTGGCATCTATGGTGATTCAGAGTAATGGATTGGatactataataatttgtttagaaGATTTTGATTCTGGTGTTAAGGAAGCTACTGCTTGGGCATTAGGATACATTGCTAGGCATAATAAGACTTTGGCTCAAGCCATAGTTGATGCAG GAGCTGTTCCACTTTTAGTCTTGGCCTTACAAGAACCTGAATTatgtttaaaacaaattagTGCCTCTGCTTTATTCGATATAAGCAAACATAATATTGATCTTGCAGAAATTGTGGTTGATGCAGGAGCCATTCCTTTTCTTGCAAAGGCATTATCTAATCCTGATACTAAGTTAAAG CGTCAGGTTCTTTTGGCATTAAGCGGTATAGCAAAACACTCTGTACATCTAGCAGAATCTATTATAGAAGCTGAAATTTTTCCTGATGTTCTTGTACACATGGCACATCCTGATGAATGTGTAGTTAAAGCTGCTGCAATGTTAACCAGAGAAATTTGTAAACATACATTAGAG ttGGCCCAACTTATAGTGAATATTGGTGGTATTGGTGCACTTGTTGAATTAATTAGTACCTCAAAATTAACAGTCAGATTGCCAGCAATAATGGCAATTGGATATATTGCTGGACACTTAGATCAGTTAGCTATTGCAGTCATAGGATCCAAA GGAATTGTTCACCTATCTACTATATTATATGAAGAAAATGACGACCATACACTTGCTGTCACTGTATGGGCAATTGGGCAAATTGGAAAGCATACATCGGAACATGCGAAAGCAGTTGCAGTCGCAAACATTCTTCCAAAGTTATTACAG CTGTACAATAATCCAAATAGCTCAGAAGATCTTAAAGCAAAATGTAATACAGCactgaaacaaatattacaaaaatgtatgtatattgaagCTTTGGAATCTTTGCTGCATGATTCACCAcctaatattctaaaatatgtaCTTGGACAATTTAGCAAG attttgCCTCATGATCCCAGGGCAAGAAGATTATTTGTAACATCCGGTGGTTTAAAGAAAGTACAAGAAATTCAAGCAGATCCTGGTTCAACACTTTTggaatatatacaaattataaattgctGTTTTCCAGATGAAATTGTCAGGTtgtgttttatttcatatcgcTTTTGGagattatttcgattaaaaataattttaagg ATATTACTCTCCTGGATATCCAAACAGTCTTTTGGAAGCTGTAGAACAGTATCAACCGAAATGTCCTTCCCTATTTGCAATGGAAGAACACTTATCTTCTGA
- the LOC122574890 gene encoding sperm-associated antigen 6-like isoform X3: MTARSILQVFDQYQKARLFFVQSIADFASKPNTIDCLEAAGVLDLLCPLLTDPVPSIQHTAAVALGKLANNSIKLAQAVVRMGILPQLLKNIDKQNKFYKKAALFVLRAIARHSPELASMVIQSNGLDTIIICLEDFDSGVKEATAWALGYIARHNKTLAQAIVDAGAVPLLVLALQEPELCLKQISASALFDISKHNIDLAEIVVDAGAIPFLAKALSNPDTKLKRQVLLALSGIAKHSVHLAESIIEAEIFPDVLVHMAHPDECVVKAAAMLTREICKHTLEGIVHLSTILYEENDDHTLAVTVWAIGQIGKHTSEHAKAVAVANILPKLLQLYNNPNSSEDLKAKCNTALKQILQKCMYIEALESLLHDSPPNILKYVLGQFSKILPHDPRARRLFVTSGGLKKVQEIQADPGSTLLEYIQIINCCFPDEIVRLCFISYRFWRLFRLKIILRILLSWISKQSFGSCRTVSTEMSFPICNGRTLIF, encoded by the exons atgacAGCACGTTCAATTTTACAAG TCTTTGATCAGTACCAAAAGGCTCGTCTATTCTTTGTTCAATCCATTGCTGATTTTGCTTCAAAACCAAACACTATAGATTGTTTAGAAGCTGCTGGGGTTTTGGATCTCTTATGCCCTTTGTTAACAGATCCTGTACCATCTATTCAGCATACAGCTGCAGTTGCATTAGGAAAACTTGCaaataatagtattaaattGGCACAAGCTGTTGTAAGAATGGGTATTTTACCTCAATTATTGAAGAATATTGATAAACAAAAT aaattttataaaaaagcaGCCCTATTTGTTTTACGTGCAATTGCTAGACATTCCCCAGAATTGGCATCTATGGTGATTCAGAGTAATGGATTGGatactataataatttgtttagaaGATTTTGATTCTGGTGTTAAGGAAGCTACTGCTTGGGCATTAGGATACATTGCTAGGCATAATAAGACTTTGGCTCAAGCCATAGTTGATGCAG GAGCTGTTCCACTTTTAGTCTTGGCCTTACAAGAACCTGAATTatgtttaaaacaaattagTGCCTCTGCTTTATTCGATATAAGCAAACATAATATTGATCTTGCAGAAATTGTGGTTGATGCAGGAGCCATTCCTTTTCTTGCAAAGGCATTATCTAATCCTGATACTAAGTTAAAG CGTCAGGTTCTTTTGGCATTAAGCGGTATAGCAAAACACTCTGTACATCTAGCAGAATCTATTATAGAAGCTGAAATTTTTCCTGATGTTCTTGTACACATGGCACATCCTGATGAATGTGTAGTTAAAGCTGCTGCAATGTTAACCAGAGAAATTTGTAAACATACATTAGAG GGAATTGTTCACCTATCTACTATATTATATGAAGAAAATGACGACCATACACTTGCTGTCACTGTATGGGCAATTGGGCAAATTGGAAAGCATACATCGGAACATGCGAAAGCAGTTGCAGTCGCAAACATTCTTCCAAAGTTATTACAG CTGTACAATAATCCAAATAGCTCAGAAGATCTTAAAGCAAAATGTAATACAGCactgaaacaaatattacaaaaatgtatgtatattgaagCTTTGGAATCTTTGCTGCATGATTCACCAcctaatattctaaaatatgtaCTTGGACAATTTAGCAAG attttgCCTCATGATCCCAGGGCAAGAAGATTATTTGTAACATCCGGTGGTTTAAAGAAAGTACAAGAAATTCAAGCAGATCCTGGTTCAACACTTTTggaatatatacaaattataaattgctGTTTTCCAGATGAAATTGTCAGGTtgtgttttatttcatatcgcTTTTGGagattatttcgattaaaaataattttaagg ATATTACTCTCCTGGATATCCAAACAGTCTTTTGGAAGCTGTAGAACAGTATCAACCGAAATGTCCTTCCCTATTTGCAATGGAAGAACACTTATCTTCTGA
- the LOC122574890 gene encoding sperm-associated antigen 6-like isoform X4, protein MTARSILQVFDQYQKARLFFVQSIADFASKPNTIDCLEAAGVLDLLCPLLTDPVPSIQHTAAVALGKLANNSIKLAQAVVRMGILPQLLKNIDKQNKFYKKAALFVLRAIARHSPELASMVIQSNGLDTIIICLEDFDSGVKEATAWALGYIARHNKTLAQAIVDAGAVPLLVLALQEPELCLKQISASALFDISKHNIDLAEIVVDAGAIPFLAKALSNPDTKLKRQVLLALSGIAKHSVHLAESIIEAEIFPDVLVHMAHPDECVVKAAAMLTREICKHTLELAQLIVNIGGIGALVELISTSKLTVRLPAIMAIGYIAGHLDQLAIAVIGSKGIVHLSTILYEENDDHTLAVTVWAIGQIGKHTSEHAKAVAVANILPKLLQLYNNPNSSEDLKAKCNTALKQILQKCMYIEALESLLHDSPPNILKYVLGQFSKILLSWISKQSFGSCRTVSTEMSFPICNGRTLIF, encoded by the exons atgacAGCACGTTCAATTTTACAAG TCTTTGATCAGTACCAAAAGGCTCGTCTATTCTTTGTTCAATCCATTGCTGATTTTGCTTCAAAACCAAACACTATAGATTGTTTAGAAGCTGCTGGGGTTTTGGATCTCTTATGCCCTTTGTTAACAGATCCTGTACCATCTATTCAGCATACAGCTGCAGTTGCATTAGGAAAACTTGCaaataatagtattaaattGGCACAAGCTGTTGTAAGAATGGGTATTTTACCTCAATTATTGAAGAATATTGATAAACAAAAT aaattttataaaaaagcaGCCCTATTTGTTTTACGTGCAATTGCTAGACATTCCCCAGAATTGGCATCTATGGTGATTCAGAGTAATGGATTGGatactataataatttgtttagaaGATTTTGATTCTGGTGTTAAGGAAGCTACTGCTTGGGCATTAGGATACATTGCTAGGCATAATAAGACTTTGGCTCAAGCCATAGTTGATGCAG GAGCTGTTCCACTTTTAGTCTTGGCCTTACAAGAACCTGAATTatgtttaaaacaaattagTGCCTCTGCTTTATTCGATATAAGCAAACATAATATTGATCTTGCAGAAATTGTGGTTGATGCAGGAGCCATTCCTTTTCTTGCAAAGGCATTATCTAATCCTGATACTAAGTTAAAG CGTCAGGTTCTTTTGGCATTAAGCGGTATAGCAAAACACTCTGTACATCTAGCAGAATCTATTATAGAAGCTGAAATTTTTCCTGATGTTCTTGTACACATGGCACATCCTGATGAATGTGTAGTTAAAGCTGCTGCAATGTTAACCAGAGAAATTTGTAAACATACATTAGAG ttGGCCCAACTTATAGTGAATATTGGTGGTATTGGTGCACTTGTTGAATTAATTAGTACCTCAAAATTAACAGTCAGATTGCCAGCAATAATGGCAATTGGATATATTGCTGGACACTTAGATCAGTTAGCTATTGCAGTCATAGGATCCAAA GGAATTGTTCACCTATCTACTATATTATATGAAGAAAATGACGACCATACACTTGCTGTCACTGTATGGGCAATTGGGCAAATTGGAAAGCATACATCGGAACATGCGAAAGCAGTTGCAGTCGCAAACATTCTTCCAAAGTTATTACAG CTGTACAATAATCCAAATAGCTCAGAAGATCTTAAAGCAAAATGTAATACAGCactgaaacaaatattacaaaaatgtatgtatattgaagCTTTGGAATCTTTGCTGCATGATTCACCAcctaatattctaaaatatgtaCTTGGACAATTTAGCAAG ATATTACTCTCCTGGATATCCAAACAGTCTTTTGGAAGCTGTAGAACAGTATCAACCGAAATGTCCTTCCCTATTTGCAATGGAAGAACACTTATCTTCTGA
- the LOC122574890 gene encoding sperm-associated antigen 6-like isoform X6, whose amino-acid sequence MTARSILQVFDQYQKARLFFVQSIADFASKPNTIDCLEAAGVLDLLCPLLTDPVPSIQHTAAVALGKLANNSIKLAQAVVRMGILPQLLKNIDKQNKFYKKAALFVLRAIARHSPELASMVIQSNGLDTIIICLEDFDSGVKEATAWALGYIARHNKTLAQAIVDAGAVPLLVLALQEPELCLKQISASALFDISKHNIDLAEIVVDAGAIPFLAKALSNPDTKLKRQVLLALSGIAKHSVHLAESIIEAEIFPDVLVHMAHPDECVVKAAAMLTREICKHTLELAQLIVNIGGIGALVELISTSKLTVRLPAIMAIGYIAGHLDQLAIAVIGSKGIVHLSTILYEENDDHTLAVTVWAIGQIGKHTSEHAKAVAVANILPKLLQLYNNPNSSEDLKAKCNTALKQILQKCMYIEALESLLHDSPPNILKYVLGQFSKVCDRHVIPRLCSGILFS is encoded by the exons atgacAGCACGTTCAATTTTACAAG TCTTTGATCAGTACCAAAAGGCTCGTCTATTCTTTGTTCAATCCATTGCTGATTTTGCTTCAAAACCAAACACTATAGATTGTTTAGAAGCTGCTGGGGTTTTGGATCTCTTATGCCCTTTGTTAACAGATCCTGTACCATCTATTCAGCATACAGCTGCAGTTGCATTAGGAAAACTTGCaaataatagtattaaattGGCACAAGCTGTTGTAAGAATGGGTATTTTACCTCAATTATTGAAGAATATTGATAAACAAAAT aaattttataaaaaagcaGCCCTATTTGTTTTACGTGCAATTGCTAGACATTCCCCAGAATTGGCATCTATGGTGATTCAGAGTAATGGATTGGatactataataatttgtttagaaGATTTTGATTCTGGTGTTAAGGAAGCTACTGCTTGGGCATTAGGATACATTGCTAGGCATAATAAGACTTTGGCTCAAGCCATAGTTGATGCAG GAGCTGTTCCACTTTTAGTCTTGGCCTTACAAGAACCTGAATTatgtttaaaacaaattagTGCCTCTGCTTTATTCGATATAAGCAAACATAATATTGATCTTGCAGAAATTGTGGTTGATGCAGGAGCCATTCCTTTTCTTGCAAAGGCATTATCTAATCCTGATACTAAGTTAAAG CGTCAGGTTCTTTTGGCATTAAGCGGTATAGCAAAACACTCTGTACATCTAGCAGAATCTATTATAGAAGCTGAAATTTTTCCTGATGTTCTTGTACACATGGCACATCCTGATGAATGTGTAGTTAAAGCTGCTGCAATGTTAACCAGAGAAATTTGTAAACATACATTAGAG ttGGCCCAACTTATAGTGAATATTGGTGGTATTGGTGCACTTGTTGAATTAATTAGTACCTCAAAATTAACAGTCAGATTGCCAGCAATAATGGCAATTGGATATATTGCTGGACACTTAGATCAGTTAGCTATTGCAGTCATAGGATCCAAA GGAATTGTTCACCTATCTACTATATTATATGAAGAAAATGACGACCATACACTTGCTGTCACTGTATGGGCAATTGGGCAAATTGGAAAGCATACATCGGAACATGCGAAAGCAGTTGCAGTCGCAAACATTCTTCCAAAGTTATTACAG CTGTACAATAATCCAAATAGCTCAGAAGATCTTAAAGCAAAATGTAATACAGCactgaaacaaatattacaaaaatgtatgtatattgaagCTTTGGAATCTTTGCTGCATGATTCACCAcctaatattctaaaatatgtaCTTGGACAATTTAGCAAG GTCTGTGACAGACACGTTATCCCACGACTTTGTtctggaattttgttttcgtaa
- the LOC122574898 gene encoding uncharacterized protein LOC122574898: MINNQHCVILNSGETNNYHQPVSAKPSVVSVSSIDSDVSDRRDVREELYAGIFRRHRKTILVLGSFLKMLRRYLDRLHALNRIYALIALHFDIVIQQKFW, translated from the exons aTGATAAACAATCAACATTGTGTTATTCTTAATTCTGGAGAGACCAATAATTATCACCAACCGGTCTCTGCAAAACCTTCTGTTGTTTCTGTATCAAGTATTGATTCTGATGTAAGTGACAGAAGAGATGTACGTGAAGAACTTTATGCTGGTATCTTCAGAAGACACAGGAAGACCATACTTGTGTTAGGCAGTTTTCTCAAAATGTTAAGG aGATACTTGGATAGATTGCATGCTCTGAACCGAATATATGCCTTAATTGCTTTACACTTTGATATTGTCATACAACAAAAGTTTTGGTGA
- the LOC122574890 gene encoding sperm-associated antigen 6-like isoform X5 — MTARSILQVFDQYQKARLFFVQSIADFASKPNTIDCLEAAGVLDLLCPLLTDPVPSIQHTAAVALGKLANNSIKLAQAVVRMGILPQLLKNIDKQNKFYKKAALFVLRAIARHSPELASMVIQSNGLDTIIICLEDFDSGVKEATAWALGYIARHNKTLAQAIVDAGAVPLLVLALQEPELCLKQISASALFDISKHNIDLAEIVVDAGAIPFLAKALSNPDTKLKRQVLLALSGIAKHSVHLAESIIEAEIFPDVLVHMAHPDECVVKAAAMLTREICKHTLELAQLIVNIGGIGALVELISTSKLTVRLPAIMAIGYIAGHLDQLAIAVIGSKGIVHLSTILYEENDDHTLAVTVWAIGQIGKHTSEHAKAVAVANILPKLLQLYNNPNSSEDLKAKCNTALKQILQKCMYIEALESLLHDSPPNILKYVLGQFSKDIKVVKHNSTIEIVLLFIIFN, encoded by the exons atgacAGCACGTTCAATTTTACAAG TCTTTGATCAGTACCAAAAGGCTCGTCTATTCTTTGTTCAATCCATTGCTGATTTTGCTTCAAAACCAAACACTATAGATTGTTTAGAAGCTGCTGGGGTTTTGGATCTCTTATGCCCTTTGTTAACAGATCCTGTACCATCTATTCAGCATACAGCTGCAGTTGCATTAGGAAAACTTGCaaataatagtattaaattGGCACAAGCTGTTGTAAGAATGGGTATTTTACCTCAATTATTGAAGAATATTGATAAACAAAAT aaattttataaaaaagcaGCCCTATTTGTTTTACGTGCAATTGCTAGACATTCCCCAGAATTGGCATCTATGGTGATTCAGAGTAATGGATTGGatactataataatttgtttagaaGATTTTGATTCTGGTGTTAAGGAAGCTACTGCTTGGGCATTAGGATACATTGCTAGGCATAATAAGACTTTGGCTCAAGCCATAGTTGATGCAG GAGCTGTTCCACTTTTAGTCTTGGCCTTACAAGAACCTGAATTatgtttaaaacaaattagTGCCTCTGCTTTATTCGATATAAGCAAACATAATATTGATCTTGCAGAAATTGTGGTTGATGCAGGAGCCATTCCTTTTCTTGCAAAGGCATTATCTAATCCTGATACTAAGTTAAAG CGTCAGGTTCTTTTGGCATTAAGCGGTATAGCAAAACACTCTGTACATCTAGCAGAATCTATTATAGAAGCTGAAATTTTTCCTGATGTTCTTGTACACATGGCACATCCTGATGAATGTGTAGTTAAAGCTGCTGCAATGTTAACCAGAGAAATTTGTAAACATACATTAGAG ttGGCCCAACTTATAGTGAATATTGGTGGTATTGGTGCACTTGTTGAATTAATTAGTACCTCAAAATTAACAGTCAGATTGCCAGCAATAATGGCAATTGGATATATTGCTGGACACTTAGATCAGTTAGCTATTGCAGTCATAGGATCCAAA GGAATTGTTCACCTATCTACTATATTATATGAAGAAAATGACGACCATACACTTGCTGTCACTGTATGGGCAATTGGGCAAATTGGAAAGCATACATCGGAACATGCGAAAGCAGTTGCAGTCGCAAACATTCTTCCAAAGTTATTACAG CTGTACAATAATCCAAATAGCTCAGAAGATCTTAAAGCAAAATGTAATACAGCactgaaacaaatattacaaaaatgtatgtatattgaagCTTTGGAATCTTTGCTGCATGATTCACCAcctaatattctaaaatatgtaCTTGGACAATTTAGCAAG GACATAAAAGTTGTAAAACATAATAGTACAATTGAAAtagtacttttatttataatcttcaATTAA